In a single window of the Coprothermobacter proteolyticus DSM 5265 genome:
- a CDS encoding ABC transporter substrate-binding protein has product MGRKSRNLLTLAVVVMIIATVTLTGCTTPAPQAEKTTIVFAVGGASNEIDFWHKIIDDFEAKNPNIKVDLLLQPMDTGPRMQTLVTPLSGKESTPDVFLMDVAWIGQFASSNWLAPLDEFVSKDNYDLSVFFQKTLNMADKYNGQLIGLPVYIDAGLLYYRTDLLEKYGFSSPPQTWDELVQIAQKVQEGERASNPNFWGFVWQGKQYEGLICDFLEFIASNGGAILDENGKPVLNSENNIEALTFMSDLINKHKISPPSTYTEMDEEGARLTFQSGNAMFERNWPYAWGTHNAEDSPVKGKVAIAPLPHFPNHESAATLGGWHIGMNAFSENKEAAWEFIKYVESFDAQKDFAMNLGWNPGRQDVYDDPEVVAKAPYLKDLKDVFVNAIPRPMVPYYTQLSNVLQKYVNAAISGKEDPAKALNEAQIEVEKIISQYGG; this is encoded by the coding sequence ATGGGTAGGAAATCCCGGAACTTGTTGACTTTGGCAGTTGTCGTCATGATTATAGCCACGGTAACTTTGACAGGCTGCACTACTCCAGCTCCACAAGCAGAAAAAACAACAATTGTATTTGCTGTTGGTGGCGCATCAAACGAAATCGACTTTTGGCACAAAATCATAGATGATTTCGAAGCTAAGAATCCTAACATTAAAGTGGATTTATTGTTGCAGCCAATGGATACTGGCCCAAGAATGCAAACTTTGGTAACGCCACTCAGTGGAAAAGAGTCCACACCTGACGTGTTTTTAATGGATGTTGCGTGGATTGGTCAGTTCGCTTCATCTAACTGGCTAGCTCCTTTAGATGAATTCGTCTCAAAAGACAACTACGACCTCTCAGTATTTTTCCAAAAAACGCTGAATATGGCAGATAAGTACAATGGGCAGCTTATAGGACTCCCCGTATATATTGATGCAGGTCTGCTTTACTATAGAACAGATCTCCTGGAAAAGTACGGATTCTCTAGCCCACCACAGACATGGGATGAACTTGTGCAGATTGCACAGAAAGTCCAAGAAGGCGAAAGAGCATCCAACCCTAACTTCTGGGGATTTGTATGGCAAGGGAAGCAGTACGAAGGACTCATTTGCGACTTCCTTGAGTTCATCGCAAGCAATGGTGGAGCCATTCTTGACGAAAATGGTAAACCTGTTCTAAACTCCGAAAACAACATAGAAGCACTGACATTCATGAGCGATTTGATCAACAAACACAAAATTTCACCACCAAGCACTTACACAGAGATGGACGAAGAAGGAGCCAGACTTACATTCCAGAGTGGAAATGCCATGTTTGAGAGAAACTGGCCTTATGCTTGGGGTACCCACAATGCAGAAGATTCTCCTGTTAAAGGCAAGGTAGCCATAGCTCCACTGCCGCATTTCCCGAACCATGAAAGTGCTGCCACGTTAGGTGGATGGCATATCGGTATGAATGCATTTTCAGAGAATAAGGAGGCAGCATGGGAGTTTATAAAGTACGTTGAATCTTTTGATGCACAAAAAGACTTTGCCATGAATCTTGGCTGGAACCCTGGTAGGCAAGATGTATATGACGACCCTGAAGTTGTTGCAAAAGCGCCTTATCTTAAAGATCTAAAAGACGTATTTGTCAACGCTATACCTAGACCAATGGTTCCTTATTACACGCAGCTCAGCAATGTACTCCAAAAATATGTAAACGCAGCTATTTCCGGCAAAGAAGACCCAGCTAAAGCATTGAATGAAGCTCAAATAGAGGTAGAGAAGATTATCAGCCAGTATGGAGGCTAA
- a CDS encoding carbohydrate ABC transporter permease translates to MKRNTRSYKSSEVALGYLLLSPVILLVGFLVLAPVIGTFVSSFYRDITFMPPVKFIGLGNYKRMLADPAFWQSVLFTLGFTVVSVFLESVLGMFFALVINEKFKFRGIMRAVVLIPWAIPTIISAKLWQLMYNYNYGLLNYILVHLHLVSQPINWFGSPTGAFASIVIADVWKTAPFMAILFLAGLQAIPNSLYEAATVDGASLSQQFFKITLPLLAPIIVIALIFRTIDAFRIFDLIYVLTGGGPGGATSSLSIYGFNAYILGDFGFGSAVSVITFLLILVFTIIYLRVGHFQEALKNGCF, encoded by the coding sequence ATGAAGAGGAATACTCGCAGCTACAAATCTAGCGAGGTAGCCTTAGGATATCTGCTCCTCTCTCCCGTTATCCTTCTGGTTGGCTTTTTGGTTTTGGCTCCGGTCATCGGAACGTTTGTTTCAAGCTTTTACAGAGACATTACATTCATGCCGCCTGTGAAGTTTATTGGGTTGGGCAACTACAAACGTATGCTCGCCGACCCAGCTTTCTGGCAGTCTGTTCTTTTTACTTTGGGATTCACTGTTGTATCAGTTTTTTTAGAATCTGTTCTTGGCATGTTTTTCGCATTGGTTATAAATGAGAAATTCAAGTTCAGAGGCATTATGCGAGCTGTGGTACTCATTCCGTGGGCCATACCCACGATTATTTCCGCTAAACTGTGGCAGCTAATGTATAACTACAACTACGGATTACTTAACTACATTCTTGTTCACCTACATCTTGTTTCTCAGCCCATTAACTGGTTCGGCAGCCCAACTGGTGCATTTGCTTCAATCGTCATCGCTGATGTGTGGAAGACCGCACCGTTCATGGCTATACTTTTCTTGGCCGGACTTCAAGCGATTCCTAATTCCTTGTATGAAGCAGCCACCGTTGATGGCGCAAGTTTGAGTCAACAGTTCTTCAAAATAACGCTACCTCTCTTGGCCCCCATCATTGTCATTGCACTTATATTTAGAACAATTGACGCGTTCCGTATATTCGACTTGATTTATGTACTCACAGGTGGCGGCCCTGGCGGTGCAACATCATCGCTATCCATCTATGGATTTAACGCTTATATTCTTGGTGACTTTGGCTTTGGTTCTGCTGTTTCTGTAATCACATTCTTGCTCATTCTTGTGTTCACCATAATTTACTTAAGAGTGGGACATTTCCAAGAGGCGTTGAAAAATGGATGCTTCTAA
- a CDS encoding carbohydrate ABC transporter permease, with protein sequence MLLISFTKYPNFLASKDVPFILTLSNYQQILAEADLHILDYFKNSVIIALVVTVLTVVVASFAAYAVSRIQFRGKSIIIMVILAVSMFPQISIVGYLFKIMTSLGWINTYQALIFPYTAWTMPMSLWILISYFTQLPKDLDEAAMIDGASRIQTLTRIIIPLAAPSIFSTALLVFISSFNEFMFALMLTTDYHARTIPVGIAMFQGLHGEIPWGQVMATSAIAAVPLVILTLIFQRYIVQGLTAGALKD encoded by the coding sequence ATGCTTCTAATTTCTTTTACCAAGTATCCTAACTTTTTAGCGTCAAAAGACGTTCCGTTCATACTGACGCTGTCCAATTACCAGCAGATCTTAGCTGAAGCAGACCTTCATATTTTGGATTATTTTAAAAATAGCGTTATTATTGCTCTCGTTGTAACTGTCTTAACGGTTGTAGTGGCAAGTTTTGCTGCGTATGCTGTCTCAAGAATACAATTCCGAGGTAAAAGCATTATTATAATGGTTATTTTGGCTGTTTCCATGTTTCCGCAAATAAGCATCGTGGGTTATCTTTTCAAGATCATGACAAGTCTGGGATGGATCAACACGTATCAAGCATTAATCTTCCCTTATACAGCTTGGACAATGCCTATGTCTCTGTGGATTCTCATAAGCTATTTTACTCAACTTCCTAAAGATTTGGACGAAGCAGCTATGATTGATGGGGCCTCCAGGATACAAACACTAACAAGAATAATCATCCCATTAGCTGCGCCAAGCATTTTCTCTACCGCTTTGTTAGTCTTTATATCGTCGTTCAACGAGTTCATGTTCGCCTTGATGCTTACGACGGATTATCACGCTCGTACCATTCCTGTTGGAATAGCTATGTTCCAAGGATTACATGGAGAAATACCGTGGGGGCAAGTCATGGCAACTTCAGCTATTGCTGCGGTACCCCTTGTTATCCTCACTTTAATTTTCCAAAGATATATTGTGCAGGGACTTACGGCAGGAGCATTAAAAGATTGA
- a CDS encoding glycosyltransferase, whose protein sequence is MSRIREYAPIVGEEVIDQLFKIAEKLEGKRIININSTAVGGGVAEILSRMIPLLNELGVDATWEVIKGTDEFFNITKTMHNALHGVNVSVTEEQLEYFLEINRQNAKNINLDGDVMFVHDPQPIALVEKRSQFNNKWLWRCHIDVSRPQEWAWNFLKPYVEKYDAAVFSAPAFAQQLPIDQFFISPSIDPLSDKNKDLSKEEIRAVFDKFGIDMNRPTITQVSRFDYLKDPVGVIEAYKHVKKHVDCQLVLAGGTATDDPESEKVLAEVREKAGSDPDIFILLLPPNSDFEINALQRGSTVILQKSIKEGFGLTVTEGLWKARPVVASAVGGITLQIKHKESGILTHTIEGTAYWIKQLIQNPEYANYLGKNGKEYVRNNFLITRHMKEYMLAFLSLFSSGESTVML, encoded by the coding sequence ATGAGCAGAATTAGAGAATACGCGCCGATAGTTGGTGAAGAGGTAATAGATCAGCTCTTTAAGATTGCTGAAAAGCTTGAGGGAAAGAGAATAATAAACATAAACTCTACTGCGGTAGGTGGAGGCGTTGCAGAGATTCTGTCAAGGATGATACCGCTCTTGAATGAGCTAGGGGTAGATGCAACATGGGAAGTGATTAAAGGAACGGATGAATTTTTCAATATAACTAAAACCATGCACAACGCACTTCACGGCGTCAATGTTTCTGTGACAGAGGAACAGTTAGAATACTTTCTTGAGATTAACCGACAAAATGCTAAGAACATCAATTTAGATGGTGACGTAATGTTTGTTCATGATCCGCAGCCCATTGCTCTTGTTGAAAAACGGTCTCAGTTCAATAATAAATGGCTGTGGAGGTGCCACATAGACGTGTCTCGTCCCCAGGAGTGGGCGTGGAATTTCCTCAAGCCTTATGTGGAAAAATATGATGCGGCTGTTTTCTCAGCTCCAGCGTTTGCTCAACAGCTTCCTATTGACCAGTTTTTCATCTCACCGTCCATTGACCCATTAAGTGATAAGAATAAGGATTTGTCAAAGGAAGAGATCAGGGCAGTATTTGATAAGTTTGGAATCGATATGAATCGACCGACCATAACCCAAGTTTCCAGGTTTGACTACCTGAAGGATCCTGTGGGTGTTATCGAGGCTTATAAACACGTCAAAAAGCATGTGGATTGCCAACTTGTGTTAGCTGGCGGGACGGCTACGGATGATCCGGAAAGCGAGAAAGTTCTAGCGGAGGTTAGAGAAAAGGCAGGCAGCGATCCAGACATATTCATTCTTCTACTTCCACCAAACAGCGACTTTGAAATCAATGCGTTGCAGAGAGGATCGACAGTAATTCTGCAGAAATCTATTAAGGAAGGTTTCGGATTAACGGTAACTGAAGGGCTGTGGAAGGCTAGGCCTGTAGTCGCTTCGGCAGTAGGTGGAATTACCCTGCAAATAAAGCATAAAGAATCAGGTATTTTGACACATACCATTGAAGGAACAGCCTACTGGATTAAACAGCTGATACAAAATCCAGAGTATGCAAACTATCTTGGCAAGAACGGAAAGGAATACGTACGGAATAACTTCCTAATAACGAGACACATGAAGGAATACATGTTAGCGTTTCTTTCGTTGTTCTCTTCAGGTGAATCAACAGTAATGCTATAA
- a CDS encoding DUF5752 family protein, which produces MKIEPFRFRESCDLVLLTGRKANSLKELVNGLKTLPDSVVYYHTHHFVTQISQLATELPNDFANWIRDVLLEKVIAERVAALDIIDYATISDLKDAIIRTIEDNMDVESGRKAPQGMEFHFMGVKTFVIDTGVEARNLQEFYEGVKKVPSRSVYFHMVQSRLLLGNPTNDFSLWLSEQLHESELAERISKLDPYTWSVEGLRNKICQMVEERIYEQN; this is translated from the coding sequence ATGAAAATAGAGCCTTTTAGATTCCGTGAAAGTTGCGACTTGGTTCTTCTTACGGGGAGAAAAGCAAATTCCCTGAAGGAGTTGGTCAATGGCTTAAAAACTTTGCCGGATTCAGTTGTTTATTACCACACTCACCACTTTGTTACGCAGATTTCTCAGCTAGCGACGGAACTACCAAATGACTTTGCAAATTGGATCAGAGACGTGCTACTAGAAAAGGTCATAGCGGAAAGGGTGGCTGCGTTAGACATTATTGACTACGCAACTATTTCAGACCTTAAGGATGCGATTATTAGGACCATTGAAGACAACATGGATGTGGAAAGCGGAAGAAAAGCACCTCAAGGAATGGAGTTTCACTTCATGGGTGTCAAAACTTTTGTCATTGATACTGGCGTCGAAGCAAGGAATTTGCAGGAGTTTTATGAAGGCGTTAAAAAAGTGCCGAGTCGTTCAGTGTATTTTCACATGGTACAATCAAGGCTTCTTTTAGGAAACCCTACCAATGATTTTTCCTTGTGGCTATCGGAACAACTTCATGAAAGTGAACTTGCGGAGCGCATTTCTAAACTGGATCCGTACACATGGAGTGTGGAGGGACTAAGAAACAAAATATGTCAGATGGTTGAGGAGAGGATCTATGAGCAGAATTAG
- a CDS encoding ATP-binding cassette domain-containing protein — protein sequence MLIIRNLTLYLLKDLRTLLDDFNFSLEKSQKVALIGEEGNGKSTLLKVIVDEDLVADYVKVTGEINKKGEIIGYLPQVMPDRDLSMTTLDYLNSHINMEEINYSELHKFASSMGFPLELMSSDIFVKNLSGGEKIKFQLLCQMMKHPTLLLLDEPSNDLDIWSVRWLEQFIRDARIPVIFVSHDEVLLENCANTIIHIEQLIKKTKPFYTIAGQGYADYVSSRESRISRQTKLAQKEREEYEKKMEKYRRIYSSVQYALRTVSRGSPAEAKNLKDKIHSVKAMGRRFEKQKENMTPLPAFEESILVTFDENVTVPKGKVLLDFHLSELRAGDKLLSRDINLFVMGPQKVCIVGANGAGKTTLLKEVLRYLSNQNTIRFGYMPQDYAEEMEPKQSAIEFLTVDGTKEEQTAIRTHLGSMKFTREEMVHPIEELSGGQRAKLYFLRMVLRRPELLVLDEPTRNISPLSGPEIRKALRSFKGGIVAASHDRKFISEVCDQLYLLDQNGLHPLTYEDLEQTMLRGSMTK from the coding sequence AGAAACTTGACTTTGTACCTGCTTAAAGACTTAAGAACGCTGCTGGATGATTTTAACTTCTCGTTGGAAAAAAGTCAGAAGGTAGCTTTGATAGGGGAAGAAGGAAACGGCAAGTCAACGCTGCTAAAGGTCATCGTAGATGAAGACTTAGTGGCAGACTACGTGAAAGTGACGGGCGAAATAAACAAAAAAGGCGAAATCATTGGTTACCTTCCGCAGGTGATGCCAGATAGGGATCTTTCCATGACAACGCTGGATTACCTTAATAGCCATATCAACATGGAAGAAATAAACTATTCTGAGCTCCACAAATTTGCCAGCAGTATGGGCTTTCCACTTGAACTCATGTCTTCCGATATCTTTGTTAAAAACCTTTCGGGTGGAGAAAAGATCAAATTCCAACTGCTCTGCCAGATGATGAAGCATCCAACACTTCTGCTGCTGGATGAACCGAGCAACGATTTGGACATATGGTCGGTTCGATGGCTGGAGCAGTTTATAAGGGATGCCAGGATTCCTGTGATTTTCGTCTCTCACGATGAAGTACTCCTGGAAAACTGCGCCAACACTATAATCCACATTGAACAGCTCATTAAGAAAACGAAACCCTTTTACACCATTGCGGGGCAAGGATACGCTGATTACGTGAGCAGTAGAGAGAGCCGCATAAGCAGGCAGACTAAGCTGGCGCAGAAGGAACGGGAAGAGTATGAAAAGAAAATGGAAAAGTACAGGCGCATCTACAGTAGTGTTCAATATGCCTTGCGCACAGTTTCCAGAGGCTCGCCTGCGGAAGCAAAGAATTTGAAAGACAAGATACACTCTGTGAAAGCCATGGGGCGCCGTTTTGAAAAGCAGAAAGAGAACATGACGCCGCTGCCGGCTTTTGAAGAAAGCATCCTTGTTACCTTCGACGAAAACGTTACGGTTCCTAAGGGAAAAGTGCTTCTTGATTTTCACCTGAGTGAACTAAGAGCAGGCGATAAACTGCTGAGCAGAGACATAAATCTGTTTGTTATGGGTCCACAAAAGGTGTGCATCGTGGGCGCGAACGGCGCTGGCAAAACGACCTTGCTAAAAGAAGTACTTCGTTACCTAAGTAACCAGAATACCATTCGTTTTGGCTACATGCCTCAGGACTACGCAGAGGAAATGGAACCTAAGCAATCAGCCATAGAATTTTTGACGGTGGATGGTACAAAGGAAGAGCAGACTGCGATCCGCACCCACCTTGGAAGTATGAAATTCACTAGAGAAGAAATGGTACATCCCATTGAGGAGTTGTCAGGTGGTCAAAGGGCAAAACTGTATTTTCTAAGGATGGTTCTTAGGCGTCCTGAGCTTCTCGTTTTAGATGAACCTACCAGGAATATTTCGCCATTGTCGGGTCCTGAGATCAGGAAGGCACTAAGGTCCTTTAAGGGAGGCATAGTAGCAGCATCCCATGATAGAAAGTTCATTTCCGAAGTGTGCGACCAGCTTTACCTGCTGGACCAAAATGGGCTTCACCCGCTGACCTATGAAGATTTGGAGCAAACCATGCTAAGAGGCAGCATGACTAAATAA